The DNA sequence GGAAAGAGGGCCATAAAGAAAGAAGTTCTTCCTCCCCGGCCCCGTTCACTTCCAGCAGGGTCAGCCAGGCATGATTCAGCTTATCGGCGGGATAAGCCGTTCCCAATTCCAGGTAACGCGCATGGATTTCGTCCCAGGAACTGATCCGGCCCTGTTTAATATCGTCCTTTAGCTGCTCCAGGTCTTGTTCATGGATCAGCTGTCCGCCCACATTGACCCAACTACCCCTGCTGCTAAAGCGAAAGTCCTCCCTGAGCGCGAGCAGGTCCGCAGCCGCCTTCCCCGAAAAATGGTGAACAAGCGTGCTGACTCCGTAATGATGAAGCATTTCTGCGTACCAGCGATAAGCCTGCCCGACTTTGATCACGATTACTTCCCGCCGGGAATTCTCAACGTTCCTGGCCTTTATCGTTAACCCGCGAACCGTTTCTTCCTGGTTGAGCAGCAGATCCTTTCCTATTTGCCTGAGCTGATCTTCATCCGGCTCGCTGCCTTGCGTTGCGGCTGTTTCGCCGGGCTTTGTTCCGGTTGTATCAATGGGCTTCGTTCCGTCCGTTTCGCCGGCTTGCGTTCCGGCTGTTCCGCCGGCCTTCCCTTGCTGTTCAAGGTAAGCCTGGCCCACCCATTTTTCCAGCAGCCTCATTGCGGTTATCATTTCATTGGCCGTGTCCGGCGCCAGGTAATCGTACTCGATTTCCTGTCTTTTATGGATCCGCTTATCACGGGTCCGGTATTTCCATGCGTTCCTGGCGAGGGCATATATATTGTACATGAACCAATAGGCGGGCATCAGGTACAGCTTTGCCGTGGATTCGTCATTGTAAACAAAAGTGAAGGGCAGGGGAATGTCCATCTCGTAGAGATAATTCCCTTTGTTCACCAGGCAGTAGGAGGCAAAACGGCTGTTATGCTTCAGGCTTACGCATAAGCCAGGCCAGAATCCGCGCCTGGCGACAATTTCGCCATCGTTCCCCCGTGAATTATGATTGGAACCTATGGTAGCGCCGGCGGCCATATTGGATTGTCCTTCGATTCTGGAGGCGCAGAGGAAGGAATTATTATGATGCTGTTCATGACCGGGGTAAATCAGGGAGTTCAGCACTTCGCAGCAGGAGACCGTCGCATTATTCCCCAGGTAGGAATTGATCAGGCGGGCGCCGTATTTCAGATTCGAATGCGAGCCCATGAAAAACCGGACGGCTTTCACGCCATAAAATACGCGGCATCCCTGGTTGATAATGCCGTTCACCAGCTCACAACCTTCGCCGATCTGGGTCCCTGCATCCGGCAGGCTGTGGACGGTAAGGTTCTTCAGTTTGTTAGCCCCTTTGATATAGGCATCGGAACCGATCTTCGCATCCTTGATGATCTTGCAGTTTTTTATGACCGTACGGTCGCCAACAGTACCATAAAAACCTCTCCTGGAATCATTCTTCTCGTCTACCAGCTTTTTAAAGCTTTCCATAAGCTGCTGGTCATCCCGGTATTTTGTCCAGAGGAAGGCGTCGCCGGCCAGCATGCCTTCAAAGGGCAGAATGCGGCGGCCGCCGTTCTCGTTACACAGCTCCAGCCAGATGCGCACTTTCTCCTCTTCACCTTCTTTCAGAATTCCACTCCCGAATTTTGCATGATTGCTGGTGGCCATTTCATTGATGTTCATCAGCATACATTCATTTCCCACCTGGTAATGGGAAAGATGATTCACATTGTCCACCACCACGTTATCCCCGAAATCGCAGGAAATAATGGTGCTGTTATAAAGCCCCACGGGGTGCTGTATTTCATGATATTCGAGCAGGTAGGGCTCCAGGTCTCCTATCCTGATCTTCCCGAAGAAATTACATCCCTGCACATAGCCGGCGTTGAACTTGTCGGTGACGAGGATCATGTTCCAGTCATCGGACGTATTTTCATTCTTTACCAGGACTTCTATTTCATGGGCCTTCAGTTTCCGGTATTTTTTATCCGTACGGAACTGTTCATCCCGCAAATAATATTCGTCCTTGCTTTCCGGCAGGTAAACACCTTCAATAAAACCGTAACCCAGCTTATCTATTGGCTTTTTTACAATCCTGTTCATGCTTTCTTTTTTCTGGTGTGAGGTTCAAAGCTCAACTAGAATACCGTTAACCTTGAACTTGGAACCTTGAACTTGGAACTTTAAACCTTAAACTTGGAACTTTGAATTTGGAACTTTGAACCTTGAACTTTAAACTTTAAACCTTGAACCTTGAACTTTAAACTTCGAACCGTTGCGAAGCAACCCGCTATTCAACAGTTACCGATTTAGCCAGGTTCCGCGGCTGATCCACATTATAGCCCTTCATGGTCCCAATATGGTAAGAGAGCAGCTGGAGTGGGATCACGGATACCATGGGCATCAGTAATTCATCGGTTTCAGGAACCTCAATGACGTCGTCGGCCATTTGAGGGATCACGTCATCCCCTTCGCTGACGACAGCGATCACTTTTCCGCCGCGGGCCTTGATCTCCTGGATATTGGAGACGATCTTTTCATAGGAGCTGTCCCTGGTGGCTATAAAAACCGAAGGCAGATTTTCGTCCACGAGGGCAATATGACCGTGTTTCATTTCGGCCGCCGGGTAACCTTCGGCATGAATATAGGAGATCTCCTTCAGCTTTAGGGCTCCCTCAAGGGCAACGGGGAAACCATACCTTCTTCCCAGGAACAGGAAGCTATGAGCATCCTTATATTTCCCGGCTATTTTGCGGATATGTTCATCCATATCGAGCGCTTGCTTCACTTTCTCCGGGATGCGGTACAGTTCGGCGAGTAATTCCCGGAAGCGCTTATCGTCTATCGTGCCTCTTTCATGGGCCGACTTCAGGGCGATCAGGGTCAGCACCGTCAGCTGAGCGGTAAAGGCCTTGGTGCTGGCCACACCTATCTCCGGCCCGGCATGGGTATAAACCCCTTCATGCGAAGCCCGGGGGATGGAAGATCCTACCACGTTGCAAATGCCGAAAATAATGGCGCCCTTTTCTTTCGCACCTTCAATGGCTACCAGGGTGTCGGCCGTTTCACCGCTTTGAGATACGGCGAAGATCACATCTCCTTCCCGGATAACCGGGTTGCGGTAACGGAATTCGGAAGCATATTCAACTTCCACGGGAACCCTGCACAATTCTTCAAATACATATTCGGCAACCAGCCCTGCATGCCAGGAGGTGCCGCAGGCTACAAATACGATGCGGTCGGTATTATTCAGGTTGGCCGCGTATTCCCGGATGCCGCCCAGCGTGATCCTGCCCGCCTCCACATCCAGCCGGCCCCGCAGGCAGTCGCGGATGGTATTGGGCTGTTCGTGGATCTCCTTGATCATGAAGTGGTCATAGCCTCCTTTTTCAATGGCTTCCAATTCCACGTCAAGGG is a window from the Anseongella ginsenosidimutans genome containing:
- a CDS encoding DUF4954 family protein → MNRIVKKPIDKLGYGFIEGVYLPESKDEYYLRDEQFRTDKKYRKLKAHEIEVLVKNENTSDDWNMILVTDKFNAGYVQGCNFFGKIRIGDLEPYLLEYHEIQHPVGLYNSTIISCDFGDNVVVDNVNHLSHYQVGNECMLMNINEMATSNHAKFGSGILKEGEEEKVRIWLELCNENGGRRILPFEGMLAGDAFLWTKYRDDQQLMESFKKLVDEKNDSRRGFYGTVGDRTVIKNCKIIKDAKIGSDAYIKGANKLKNLTVHSLPDAGTQIGEGCELVNGIINQGCRVFYGVKAVRFFMGSHSNLKYGARLINSYLGNNATVSCCEVLNSLIYPGHEQHHNNSFLCASRIEGQSNMAAGATIGSNHNSRGNDGEIVARRGFWPGLCVSLKHNSRFASYCLVNKGNYLYEMDIPLPFTFVYNDESTAKLYLMPAYWFMYNIYALARNAWKYRTRDKRIHKRQEIEYDYLAPDTANEMITAMRLLEKWVGQAYLEQQGKAGGTAGTQAGETDGTKPIDTTGTKPGETAATQGSEPDEDQLRQIGKDLLLNQEETVRGLTIKARNVENSRREVIVIKVGQAYRWYAEMLHHYGVSTLVHHFSGKAAADLLALREDFRFSSRGSWVNVGGQLIHEQDLEQLKDDIKQGRISSWDEIHARYLELGTAYPADKLNHAWLTLLEVNGAGEEELLSLWPSFLERSVETMERLAEGVHTSREKDYRNPFRKMLYESTSEMEAVIGKLEENDFVKLMQAEAADYRKQADELLQRNSYIGR
- the glmS gene encoding glutamine--fructose-6-phosphate transaminase (isomerizing), which translates into the protein MCGIVAYIGDRDAYPILIKGLKRLEYRGYDSAGVALLDGNDLRVYRKKGKVSDLEAHTEGKSKEGKIGIGHTRWATHGAPTDANAHPHTSGDGRLAIIHNGIIENYASLKKELISKGHSFESETDTEVLGHFIEEIRKSNQCSLEEAVRIALKRVVGAYVIVIASKDDPGTLIAARKGSPLVIGVGRDEHFLASDATPIVEYTKKVIYVNDHEIAIIRKDELVLKNLTNEEQTPYIHTLDVELEAIEKGGYDHFMIKEIHEQPNTIRDCLRGRLDVEAGRITLGGIREYAANLNNTDRIVFVACGTSWHAGLVAEYVFEELCRVPVEVEYASEFRYRNPVIREGDVIFAVSQSGETADTLVAIEGAKEKGAIIFGICNVVGSSIPRASHEGVYTHAGPEIGVASTKAFTAQLTVLTLIALKSAHERGTIDDKRFRELLAELYRIPEKVKQALDMDEHIRKIAGKYKDAHSFLFLGRRYGFPVALEGALKLKEISYIHAEGYPAAEMKHGHIALVDENLPSVFIATRDSSYEKIVSNIQEIKARGGKVIAVVSEGDDVIPQMADDVIEVPETDELLMPMVSVIPLQLLSYHIGTMKGYNVDQPRNLAKSVTVE